A segment of the Mangrovimonas sp. YM274 genome:
GAATCTCTAAAGGTTTCTTGTTCCGGAGTATCCATAGTTTAAGTTTATTGTACTGGGGCAGTGGCGGTAGAGTCTACCATTGTTTCTGCTTCAGTTTCGTCTGGGGTTGCTGGTGCTTCAGGCGTTTCGGCTGGAGCGGTTTGACCTTCTGGAGCCCATAAGTCACCTTGAGGTTCTTTAGGTTCGGCAGGCGTAGTGCCTTGGAACTCTAAAACATAGCTGGCAACCTGAGCAATTTCAGAAGGTTTTAGACTTTGTTTCCAAGCAATCATCCCTTTTCCGTTACGCCCTCCTTCTGAAATGGTATGGAATACATTTTTGATGCCACCACCCAAAATCCAATAATTATCGGTTAGGTTAGGACCAATTCCTCCACCACCATCGGCTTTGTGACAAGCTACACAGTTGGTGTCGAATATGACCTTTCCAGCGCTAAGATCTTTAGCATCAGTTAGCACTTCAACGGTATTGGCATCAACCAAGTCTTTGGCTGTTCTTTTGTATTCCTCAATGGCTTCTTTAGCTTCCGCATATTCTGTTTTCAGTTCGTCATACTGTCCGTCGGCATCAAATACTTCATATTTTACCAAATACACAAAGGCGAAAATTATGGTAGCATAAAAACCGTATAACCACCAAGGAGGTAGGTCGTTGTCAAGCTCTTTTATGCCATCGTAATTGTGGTCCAGAATAATCTCGTGCTCCAATTCTATTGGTTTAGAACCTAAAAGTTTTAGGTAGGTACGTTTTATCCAGGACACAAATTTTGGGTCTTTAGCCTGGGCTGCATCATAACGTTTTTTACCTTCTTCGTCAAGACTTTGGTATAGGATATTGTCCATAGAGCTTACAATACCCTCAATACCTATTAATAATAGCAGTACAAAGATGACAAATAGCAATAATGCAGGCTGTTCTAAAATGGCAGGCTTGCCATGGGATTCTATATTATATTCTATGAGTCCTACTATGACAAAGAATATTAGCGGTACTCGTATCCAAGATGGAATTAATTTTCTCATGATTAATCGATATTTTGGTTGTCTAATGGAAGGTTGCTCATTCTTGATATGTACTCTTTTTTGGCGGTAAATACCCACCAAAAAAGAAGTACAAAAAAGATGAAGAATATCATAAGGGAAATAATAGGGTAGACCTCTATCCCTTCAATACTGTCCATGTGATGTTTTATAAATTTTAACATAAGGCCTTAGTTTGAACTGGATGATACATCCTGTTTTACTTTAATGTCTGTTCCTAGACGTTGCAGGTAGGCAATTAATGCTACAATTTCACGATTGCGCATTTCTACAAAATCAGCGCCTCCAGATTTTTTATCGGCTTCATAGCTTTCGGCAAAATCGGGATCGGAATACAGGTTCTTTTCAATCTGAGTTCCTTGCTCTAGCATTTGCTGTTGGGCATTGGCAATATCCTCATCGGTATATGGTACCCCCAATTTCACCATGGTTCGCATTTTGGCTTCCGTTTGGGATTTGTCCAATTCATCTCTAATCAACCAAGGGTATCTTGGCATAATGGACCCAGATGAGGTACTCTGTGGATCGTACATATGGTTTAAATGCCAGTTGTCTGAGTATTTTTGGCCCAAACGGTGTAAGTCTGGCCCGGTACGCTTACTTCCCCATAAAAATGGATGGTCGTACACAAATTCTCCGGCTTTGGAGTACTCTCCATAACGTTCTACCTCACTTCTAAAAGGACGCACCATTTGGGAGTGGCAGCTCACACAACCTTCACGGATGTATATGTCGCGACCTTCCAATTCTAGAGGTGTGTAAGGTTGAATGCTACTAATGGTTGGAATATTGGATTTAACCATAATAGTAGGGACTATCTGGACAATACCTCCAATAAGGATAGCAATCGTTGCGTAGATGGTCAATTTTACAGGTTTACGCTCCAACCATGTATGGTAACCTTCACCTGCAACGCGGTGTTTAGAAACAGGTTGAAGGGCTGGTGCCTCTGCCAATTCATCGGTAACCGAAGCTTTGGAGTTTACAATAGTGGCAATAATATTTACAACCAGAATCAAGATTCCAATAACATAAAGGCTTCCTCCAATGGCACGCATTAAGTACATGGGCATGATTTCGGTTACAGTTTCCAAAAAGTTACCGTATACCAAAGTACCATCTGGATTAAATTGTTTCCACATACTGGCTTGGGTAAATCCAGCCACATACATTGGAAGGGCGTAGATGATGATTCCTAAGGTT
Coding sequences within it:
- a CDS encoding cbb3-type cytochrome c oxidase N-terminal domain-containing protein, whose translation is MRKLIPSWIRVPLIFFVIVGLIEYNIESHGKPAILEQPALLLFVIFVLLLLIGIEGIVSSMDNILYQSLDEEGKKRYDAAQAKDPKFVSWIKRTYLKLLGSKPIELEHEIILDHNYDGIKELDNDLPPWWLYGFYATIIFAFVYLVKYEVFDADGQYDELKTEYAEAKEAIEEYKRTAKDLVDANTVEVLTDAKDLSAGKVIFDTNCVACHKADGGGGIGPNLTDNYWILGGGIKNVFHTISEGGRNGKGMIAWKQSLKPSEIAQVASYVLEFQGTTPAEPKEPQGDLWAPEGQTAPAETPEAPATPDETEAETMVDSTATAPVQ
- a CDS encoding CcoQ/FixQ family Cbb3-type cytochrome c oxidase assembly chaperone, producing MLKFIKHHMDSIEGIEVYPIISLMIFFIFFVLLFWWVFTAKKEYISRMSNLPLDNQNID